The window TGAGGCGGCATAGTAAATATTGCACTAGGATGCATCTTTTCTGGTTATCAGCATTGTAGATGTATTATTGGGATTGATAATGGTATTGAATTAGTGATATGGATATGTTATATTTTCAGGTTTCTATGTCATTGGCCCAGCGTTTCTCAAAGGAAAGTGCAATTAATGCTGGAAGTGTAAGCGCATTGAGAGCATTTGCATTGCTCGGCGCAGGTGTTTCAGGATTATTGAGCTTTTCAACACTTTCTGCGTCTGCTGATGAGGCAGAACATGGTTTAGAGTGTCCAAGCTATCCCTGGCCTCACAAAGGCATTCTGAGTTCTTACGACCATGCATCATGAGTTTTTGGTTttatcttttttgctttttttcttcatgacTATGCAGCTCAACTTGTGGAACTAAAATTGGCTTGATCTTCTTAGCTTTAGAAAGAGAGATTGCTTATGCTTTGTAGAGCCATCCTGCAATCAAATCACTGGCCTTACCCCCTTTGGACAGAGTAAATCcacctattttattttatgtgtttCTTGCCATTTTTAGTGTCCTCTTGTTTTAATTTGCCAACTTAACATATAAGGCCTCATTtcattaaaaaggtatgggAATTGCCATTCGACCAAGCCATTTACCTTTTCTCTTCCAGCTGGGGTTTATTGCTACTCCTGCATAATTACTGAATTAAGTGTTTGGGGTTAATGTGCTGCTTCCACATGAACCGTAACTTTTTATTATATGGTAGTTCAGCCAATACTTTATGTCTTATGGAGTCTTCTACATGACTGCTTTACATGAGCAGTATCCGCCGTGGTCACCAGGTTTTCCAGCAAGCCTGTGCATCTTGTCATTCGATGTCTCTTGTATCATTCCATGATCATGTGGGAGTTGCTTATGCGAAAGAGGAGGTCAAAGCTATGGCAGCTGAGATCATGGTAGTTGATGGGCCTAATAATGAGGGTGAGATGTTTACTCGTCCTGGGAAGCAAAGTGATCAATTTCCTCAGTCCTATGCAAATGAAGCAGCAGCTAGATCTGCTAATGGAGGGGCCTATCCTCCTGATTTAAGCCTAATCACTAAAGTAATTGCTCTTTTCTACTTTCCTTTATGTTCTGATGATACTCAGTCCTTGAAAgatgattattttgaaattttgctattTCAGGCTCGTCACAACAGtcaaaattatgtattttcacTGGCTGGTTACCGTGATCCTCCAGCTGGCATTGCCGTAAGTGGTGTTCCATCATATTGTGGCGCTCTTGTTTTTACTGGATTTTTCCTTTAGTTTTACTGGGGTTGGGAGATATGAGGAAAGGAGTTTAAAGTAATATTTTGAGGTTCATAGGAAAAATTCTTAGCAGACTTGATCCAGGAGTTAGTTGCCTTACAAATCCTGTGCGTCTTATCTTGCATGGGGGAGTTTATTTTTTCTCACTAGTCATGGATGATTCTTTGTTtttatatcttcttttttctgagTTATGCTGTGTTATTATCCTAGATAAGAGAGGGGCTGCACTACAATCCCTATTTTCCTGGTGGAGTGATTGCAATGCCGAAAATGCTCAATGATGGTGCTGTCAAGTATGATGATGGTACCCCAGCAACAGAATCTCAGGTCTGATAATTCTATAGCGCTCATTGCATATGCATAGTTTAGATTTGTCGATTTGGTCCTTGTTATTGATGGTCATTCTCTGATAAAGCTTTAAGTTTTCACTTGGTTATGCAGCAGATGGGGAAAGATGTTCTGACATTCTTATCATGGGCTGCAGAACCtgaaatggaagagagaaatctggTGAAGTTCCAATCTTTCTATACATTAATTGTTTTCTTCTTAGAGACATTTTTCCTATCTCGGATGATATTATGCACAAAAGGTAGAACTTCTGACACTAATGCTACGTTTCTCTGTATCCACAGGTGGGATTCAAGTGGATATTGGTATTGTCATTGGCACTGCTACAAGCTGCTAATTATAGGCGCTTGAAGTGGCCGGTGCTCAAATCGCGGAAATTGGTTTTGGATGTGGTGAAGTAGCATCTGTCCTCATAAATGGCTATCCTACTTGTCGGTGGGCTGAACATCGAATAAATGTCCCATCGAATGAATggtttcttcccttcttttttattcgaatttttgtcaaattgataatttaatcTTGTCATGGAGCTAGATGCGAATGTCTAGAACCCAGTTTGGAAATAAGCCCATCCTGGATACTTTGAGGTTTGAGAGGTATCGACTTTT of the Eucalyptus grandis isolate ANBG69807.140 chromosome 10, ASM1654582v1, whole genome shotgun sequence genome contains:
- the LOC104422684 gene encoding cytochrome c1-2, heme protein, mitochondrial isoform X2, with amino-acid sequence MAGGRFVHKLLRRKLQSHFKVSMSLAQRFSKESAINAGSVSALRAFALLGAGVSGLLSFSTLSASADEAEHGLECPSYPWPHKGILSSYDHASIRRGHQVFQQACASCHSMSLVSFHDHVGVAYAKEEVKAMAAEIMVVDGPNNEGEMFTRPGKQSDQFPQSYANEAAARSANGGAYPPDLSLITKARHNSQNYVFSLAGYRDPPAGIAIREGLHYNPYFPGGVIAMPKMLNDGAVKYDDGTPATESQMGKDVLTFLSWAAEPEMEERNLVGFKWILVLSLALLQAANYRRLKWPVLKSRKLVLDVVK
- the LOC104422684 gene encoding cytochrome c1-2, heme protein, mitochondrial isoform X1, with product MAGGRFVHKLLRRKLQSHFKVSMSLAQRFSKESAINAGSVSALRAFALLGAGVSGLLSFSTLSASADEAEHGLECPSYPWPHKGILSSYDHASIRRGHQVFQQACASCHSMSLVSFHDHVGVAYAKEEVKAMAAEIMVVDGPNNEGEMFTRPGKQSDQFPQSYANEAAARSANGGAYPPDLSLITKARHNSQNYVFSLAGYRDPPAGIAIREGLHYNPYFPGGVIAMPKMLNDGAVKYDDGTPATESQQMGKDVLTFLSWAAEPEMEERNLVGFKWILVLSLALLQAANYRRLKWPVLKSRKLVLDVVK